GGCATCGACTTGAACGCCAAATGCGTCTCCACAGTGACCCCAAGTTCTTTGGCGAAGGGTTGAAATTCGGCTACGATCTGCGTGAGCAGTTCCCGTATGTCGAACTGACCCACGACAAACTTGGCGTCACTGGTTGAGAGACGCGTGTATTCAAATAAGTCATCAATGAGGTTCTTCAATTGCATGGTTTTATTATAGGTAATGTCGACGAAACGTTCCTGCTCCTGCTCATTGCGATAGACTCTGTTTTTCAGCAATTCCAGATATCCAATAATGTTGGTAAGGGGAGTCCGTAAATCGTGGGATACACCTGTAATCAAGTCCATTTTGGACTTTTCGATTTGCCGTTCCTTTGCGATTTGGCGTTCCAGTTTTTCGGCCATAGCGTTAATGTTCTCCGCAACCCTGCCTAGTTCGTCTTTCCTTAAGAGCGGAACGCGATGGCGCAGATTTCCTCCGGCGATAAAATCAAGTCCTTCCGCCAGACTAAGCAAGTATTTCACGATATGCCGGGTCATAAGGGAAAAGCACAAAAAAAAGAGGACGATAAACGAAACGATAGATAATACACCGTATAGCAGGACTGATAAATAGGGGAAGTGACTAGCGGCAAGAAGTCTACTTAACAAAGATTCGTTGAGTATTGACGATACGTTCATCGCAATGATTAAGCTTAGAATAAACGACCAGAACATTCGCACACGAATGCTTCGTTTTCCGGAAATCAGAGAAAAGAGTTTATTTTTCAATTTTGTATCCCACCCCCCAGACTGTCTTGACGTACCTGGGTTCCCGTGGATTCGCCTCAATTTTTTCCCGGAGGTTTCGGATATGCACGACAACTGTATTATCCGAGATGCTGGAAGACTCCTTCCAAACCCGTTCGTAAATTTTATCCACGCCGAACACATGTCCGCGATGGCTTGCCATCAGTTCGAGTATGGAAAATTCAAGAGGTGTCAGGGATATTTCCTTTCCTTTTACGGTTACCTGGTGCATCGCCCTGTCTATGACTAAATCTCCGATGGCAATGACGTCTTCATCTGGCTCTTTGACGGAGTAGCTTTGCCGACGTAGTTGCGCTTTGACCCGGGCCGTCAATTCCAGGAGACTGAACGGCTTGGTCATATAATCATCCGCTCCGGTAGTCAACCCGGTTATAATATCAATGTCTTCTTCTTTGGCAGACAGCATGATAATGGGGATCTTCGAGATTTCTCGGATTTTCAGGCACGCCCTGATTCCATCCATATGGGCCATCATCACATCCAGAATAATCAGTTGCACGGATAATGTCTTAACAACCTCCAGTGCCTGCAAACCATTCTCCGCTTCCAGCACATGATATCCTTCATTACTCAAGAAGATACGTATAAAGTCCCTAATTTCGGAGTCGTCATCCACAACCAATATGGTGATCTTGTTCATTCGCAACCTCCTGATTATCTGCTTAAAATTAGTCTTAGCTTTCAGCATAAGAAAAACATATGAAGATATCGTTGAGGAAAATCTAAAGAATTTCTGAAGTTACGCGGATTCTCCTTATGATTCCGTCGATCACGTTTGCGGATGACGATCCGGGACGGTTCCCTAAACATTATTCCACTAAACCCAAAGAAGCCGCGATTTACGCGGCACTTAATAAGATAAAGTTTGTCAACCACATTTGGCTATGACAAGCCATGTTAAGAGGTCCTGAGCTCTTTTCGTTTATACAATTAGAACGTGTTATATACATTTTCACATTCTTCCACGGTCGGTTGATAAAAACAGTGCTTCTTCCATCGTCCTACGAGCGGCTGATTATACCAAGTTGGCGGACATGGTCCGGGGTTCTCGAACGTTCCTGGACGGAAATACCATAGGGAAAATTCGGCTGGCCAATTCCGCTCCCCATTCACAGCCCGTTGCGCCAGACGGCGTTCCCTATCTCTTGCGTTTTGATAGAACATGCCATGTTGCAATGCTTCGAACGCATGCGGCTGGTTGATCATTTGGGGAATTGTCCGGATCTCTTTAAAATCGGAGCAATTCGCTCTTATTCGGTTAATGCCAACATTCCCAACAAGGAGCATGCCCATTTCGCCTTCGGTCTCAGCTTCAGCTCGAAGCAACCGTGCCAACATATTAATATCCTGGTTCCTGGCTTTTACGACTCCCATTCGCTCACCTCTTTAGGTTTCTAGACTCATCATATTGGAGGTGAAGCGGAAGTGTTACTCAGGAAAGTAAAGAGCGATCATAAATAACCGTTCCACCACACTACTGTCCACGTATTCAATTTTATTCATGCCAGGGTCAGCCCTCTTTCTCTACAAAATGCCGCCCCACGGAGTAATATTCATCCTTATTCACGGCATCGTCTAGCCACTTCATTAGCTTCACCCCGTCTTGTTCGGCTTTGTAGAAATGATTTAATGGGGAGAGTGTATGAGGTGTCCTGCCCGTCTTCTCATTAAGACCGTAATCAGTGATGTAATAATAGTAGCCTGACAATACTTCAGTTAGCTCTCCAGCAGATTGCAGCATGCGGGCTGACCAGGAATGTATATATTCGCCATCGTCCGAAACATCACCATTCAGATCCTTTTCAAAGTCGTACAGCAGCTCATCATAGAGCGTATTAGACTGTAATAGTATCGCATTGTCCGGGAGCAGCTTGCGGTTCGCCGCGAATACGGACGAAATTAAATCGCCGTGGACTTCATAACCAAAGGTTGCTGCAAAGTTAGCCTTCCATTCGTTATCGATAATATCCGGCCAGCAGTCGGCATTTAAGTAGGAGCTGTCCGAATATTGATAAATGCGGGCATTCGGGTAGTGTTTCGCAATCTCAGGCGCCCAGAAAGCAGCTCCGAATCCTCCGGCGCTTTCTCCCGCAATGAGGATCTTCTCCGGCGCAACGAAATGGTTTGTCATCCATTCCAATGCTGCGCGCGTATTGGCTTGACCGTTGTAACGTATTGTGAACGGCTTGCCTTTGGCGTCCGTATATTCCTTGGATGCATTCCCGATATGCAGATCACCAGTAGAATAAGGGATATATACAATGTTCCAATCCTTGAACGGATTGTCAGGGTTATTATTTTTCAACAGACCGCCAAGCGTACCTACTTTAAAGAATGGAATGTTCGGAAAGTAATATTTGATCTCACCGTTCTTCATTACATTACTCAGACTGATTGGCTGCGCGGCAGTCACCTCGTCCCAGGCTACACCGCCTCCAGAAAAATAAATGATCACTTTATCTTCAGCAGCTGCTCCCTTATTGGCAAGTAAATAGTATTCCGAACCATCGGCAGAAATTACTTGTGCATCCTGGTCAAACTTTATTTTATTCCAGACATAGCGCTCCGCATCAGCCCATTTATCCGGTTCAGCAGGCTTTTCAAGTATGAAGAAATAAACACAACCCACCAAAACACCCAAAATAAGTACAATTCCGCCTATCGCAGTCAGGAGAATCTTGTTGATTCTTTTCACTATTACCGCCTTCTATCCTATCTATATTTTTCAGATAAAGATTTCTTCCAATGGTTTCGCCCATCTTCAGTAAATACTAACCAATATATCATGGCCTTGGTCACGGCTGCGTTCATAAAAGGAAATCAAGTTTTGCAGTTCCAGGGTTAACTCCTCGAAACGCTCATCTGTCTCTTCGTCGACCCAAGTGTTCGGATAAATCTGTTGTTCCCTGAATGCTGAGAGGTTGAAGTGTTCTTGTAACGCAATCCTATCTACGGCTTGCAGTGATGCTAGAATGCGCGGCAACTCGTCCGAGCCAATGACTGCTATGAAGTCTTCTGTGTCCAGAACATGGACGCCTACAATCGCCTCGCTCAAAGGATCATCTTCAATCGGATGGGATGCAGATACACCCGTTAGAAGAAAATGCAGCCCGTCCCAACATTTATCCATCTCATAAACCGGACAGAGTCGATCCTCCATCAATTGCTCAATCTTGGTGATGATGGATGAATTGTCCAGTTGTACCACTTCATTCGCCAAAGCATCATTCAAGCTTAAGTAACAGGCCATTATTCCCATAAGTCCTCTCCTATCCAACTTCGTAGTTTCTTTTTCATTCGTCGTACCACAATAAATCCCTGCAAGGAACGCGCTGAGCACATTGTTAAGGTTTAATATGCGGGCAGCAGTATGGCTCTCGCTTGGGTGAATACTCCGAGAAGGACATCCGGTTAGTCGGCCATCCAAGCCTCCTGCTGTCCTTTTCTCCTTTTTTTCTTCATCCGATCCTCCTGCCCGTCAAACCTGCTTCGGAATCCTCTGCCGCAGCTGCTGCTCGACGCGGTCAAGCGCCTGTTTTTCTTCCGATGATATGCTGTTGCATGATAGACGGCGGTAAGCCAATTGGCCCTTGTTGTTCCTCCGCTCCACATACTGGATTACTTCATCGCATGCCTCCTCAAGTGAGAGCATTGTTGTTCCGTCAAGAAACCGGGCCAAGACAAGTACGTCATCCTCGTCAAGCGAAATAGTAAGAAAAGGAACATATACCTCTTCAAAACCTGGTGACAGATCTTCTTCAGACACGGTATAGATGCTCGATGAGAGATTGGGTACCGGTTCAAGTTTCTGGTCCTTTTTGTTTCGCTTTCTCCAAAACATACACATCACTCCTCGCCACCGTTGTACATAAAGAATGAAACGAAGCGTTTTTCAACCTTTTGTGTTTACTACGGTACTATAGTGCCTACCGTTTCAATATCTACCATAAACTCGGATTCGTATATTCTGTAAACATCAAGCGGACTCTTCTCGGAGAAACACTACAGGTCGTACGGATTCAGCGCTTTATCCCCTGTCTGGAATAATTGATGGGCTACATCTTGCAAGATCACCACTTGTCGATTTCACCTTCTCCCTAACATGAAAAGGGCTCCCCCTGCCTGTTTCCAGGACAAGGGGAGCCGAAGCACCAACAAATTATTGTTTCAAAGTTATCCGTTTGCGGCCTAACCATACACCTAGAGCGATCAGTCCGAGTCCCGCCAAATAGAACGGATAACGGCTTGCTTCACCCGTTTTCGGAAGCGTCGATACTGAAATCTCCGATGTCGGAGTTTTCGATCCCGGCGTTTGTAATGCCGGCTTCTCCGGTTCCGACTTCTCCGGTTCCGATTTCTGTAGTTCCGGTTCGCCTCTTGGGATGTCTTCATCCGCCAATTCTACTTCGCCAGGCGGCGTCCCAGGATTGGATGGAGTTATCGGAGGCTGTCCCTCTGTCGGATGATTCGGTGTTCCTGGATCCGATGGATTGCTCGGATTGCCGGGACTTCCCGGATTCGATGGATTGCCTGGATTTCCAGGATTCCCTGGGTCGGTTGGTTCTGAAGGCTCGCCAGGTTTAACAGGCTCTTCCTTATAGTTCGTTACGGTTATTTTCTTCACATTGCCTTCGCTCGTAATACTGGAGTCGATCGTTACGCTCCACGTCGCCTGCTCGATCTTATATCCTTCTGGAGCTGCCAGCTCCTCTAAAATATAGTCGTCATACAGCAGCTTCGTAAACAGGATTTTGCCGTCCGCATCCGTTGTTTTTACGATCGGCGTCCGTTTGCCCGCTTTATCGTAAAGCGCGAACTTCGCTCCGGCCAGCAGCTTCGTCTTATCATCACGGTCAACCTTTGTCACTTCCAGGCTGCCCGTTACGCCGCCTCCCGACCCTGAACCAGAGGAAGTACGGACAATAATCTCTTCCGTCGTTTCCCTTAGTTCAGTCTTCAGCTGATCTCCTTGAAGCGCAACTTTATTCTGTACTGCTTCTTTATCTTCAGCAGTAATGAATGATTGATATTCCAAAATATAAGCCGTGGAGATGTCTTTCATGAACTTTAATTCAAACATCTCTTGATCTCCGTCAAGCCTTATAACGGTTAACGTGTAGTCCTCGCCTTTTGTCAACTCTTCAGCTTTGACAGTTTTACCGTCTGCATTGACTTTGGTTGCATACAGATGAAATGAATCCTCGATCAAAACTTGGTTCACACTTGGATAATCGATAATTGTGGCGTTGGAAATATGCGACTGGCCTTCATTGATTCGAATCGACCAATCGATTTTGTTTCCGTTTTGGGCACCGCTTTTCTTCACATATTCGCCGCCGTGTGGAACCGCTACGCTGCCGTTCCATGTGGCCGCTTTATCACTGCCGTTCCACAGCTCAGCGGTATTATGAATATCCTTGACGATCAGCGCGCCTTGCAGCGATGTTCTGAACTCGATCCAGTATGCGGATGAGATTGGGCTGGTAAAATGAATGGACAATTGGTTTCCGTTCGCTTCAGACGGTTCCGTCAACTTATATTGAGAAGCTGGAACCTCATTGCCCTTTGCAACACCATTCCGTTCCCCTGTCAGTTTCATCTCGTATACCTTAACCGAATTTGGTACAAGCTTCTGATCATGTTTCAGAACATCCGTTACGATCGCTTTGTCAAACGAGTCGAGATTGTAGTTCATCTTGATGTTCCAGGTAATCTCTTTACCAATAGGGTCGTAGCTGCCGTCTTTGCCACCGTTGTTTTTCATATAGTCGTCGGCGCCGAAGCTTGCATCCCGATCTTTCAGCTCTTTTTTCTTGCCTTCCTCGATCCACGTCATGGAGGCTCTGTTCATAAAGTCCAGATTGCGTTCCTTCAGCCAGTCGATGTTAAACTTCGTTTCATACAAGATCGTATACGTGGTGTCAACGGGCTTTAAGAACTGGATTATAAATCCGTTACGTTTATTATTATCGTACTTGACCTCATAATTAGTCTCAGGAACGACTTCCCCGTCCGCTTCTATGATCACTGAATCCGGAACGAATTCGAGGCCGCCTTGCGGGAACGTATCCGTAATGGCTACATTCTCCATGCTGTACTTGCTGCCGTCCGGCTTTTTATCGCCGTTGATCATAATAACCCACTTCGCCGTTTTGCTGGCAAAATCGACTGTCCAGACTCCTTTGACCAGACCGCGGCTTCCTTGGGTCGGGGTTACTACTTCTTTAAAGGATTCACCCGATACGACCTTGTTTTTTACCTGCTGCCCATCAGCAATCGTCCGATCGACCGGCTTCGTTTGGTAAACGACCGTATACGGAGAATCGATATCTTTCTTGAATTCGAGTTTGAATCCGTTCGTACCTATTGTAGCGGTGTATTCATCCGTTGAAAGCAAATCTTTGACATCGGTCGAGTCCCCTTTGTACACCTTCAGCGAATCGTCAACCAATATATGGATCTCACTGAATTCATCCGTGATGACCGCTTGGTCTCTCGGAATCTTCTTCTCGCTGAAATTGTATTTCACAGTCCAAGCGATGATTCCTGTGTCCATATCCTGGTTATACCATTTTTCCAAAAATTCACCGCGGTTCACCGTTACCGTAGCGGTCGAATGGGTATCTTCCATCCCGTCGCCAGACAGCGCAGCAGTGTTCTCAAATTGCAACTGCTCGTTAGTAAGCTTCGTCGAAAAGCGAATCTCGTAGGCTTTGCTGATTGTCTCATCCTGGAACGCAAGCACCAGTTTGGCGGCGCCGTCCGTTTCAACCGTATACTTGCCGGCCTCTACCTTATCGCCAAGGACCGTTGATCCGTGGCCGTTAACCTGCAAGTGGTAAACCTCTACAGAATCGGCGATGAGTTCCAATCCTTCAGGCATTACGTCCGTGATGACCGCATGCTTGATTTTATCCAGCGACTTGTTGACCTGAACCGTCCAATCAATCCGGTCCTTGCCAATTGCTGTCCCTTGCTTATCGATCAGCTTTCCACCCTGGGGTTTCAGATTCACGATAATGGTCTGGACTCCGCTTTTTATCTGAATGGCAATAATGATTTCTGTACTTCCCTCAATGATTTCCTTTGTAAACTCGGTGCGAATTTCCAGCTTGCCGCTTACATTGGAATGGCTCTCAACATAATCGTTGAAAGTCATGACAACTTTCCCGTTCTGATCGACCGTAAATCTGCCAACTTCGCCTTGATCGGCTACGAGCGGTGCGTCAATGTCCGTAAAAATCTCAAACTGAGACGGCAGCTCGAAGGTAAATATATCCCCGCTCTTATAGCCGTGTCCGTTCGAAAGCTCCCATTCGTAGCTTAGATTGACAGCTGCACCAATGTCCAGGTTGCCGTCCGGATTATAAGTCGCATCAATCACGGTACCATTCATGTCGGTTAACACAACTTTTGTTAAAATACTCTCTGTATCGGCGACAGGCGCCGACGAGTCATAGATGTCATCCGTCTTTCCATACTCTGATTCCTGCACACTTTCCTGCACGGTTTCTTGTACAGTTTCCTGTACGGCTTCTTGCACTGTTTCCTGCACGCTTGCCGATGCATTGGCCGTCCAGGTGGATACGCCAAACAGCGATTGAATCAGAAGCAGCAGGGCCACAATGATTCCACTTATTTTTTTCTTCATGATCTCTCCTCAGTCTCTACATCACCCTCATAATGTTCGGTTCCGATCTTGCTTACCGTGCGCAAATCGGGCCATATATTCCATTGAATTGTATGCCGATAAGGGACCTGCCAGTCCATCACCTCCACTTATTTCTATTGGCGCACGATTCATTGTGCTTGTTTTTTCCTTCAGAACCAAAGGGCTTCTTGCATTATACCGACCAGATCTTTACAATTTCTAGACAAACTCAAACAAGCCTTGGACCTTTCGTCCAAAGCTTGGGTTAATCGTATACTGATTAGTAATATTTAGCTGCCGAATAGAGAGAGGCGTCTTTAATCATTTTAAATTCGGCCCCTCTGACTTTCCAGCTTGCATCGACGGTTGTGTCAATGGTTACCCACTTCCCGTTCAAATAAACTTCATTCCAGGC
The window above is part of the Paenibacillus lutimineralis genome. Proteins encoded here:
- a CDS encoding YfbM family protein, which codes for MGIMACYLSLNDALANEVVQLDNSSIITKIEQLMEDRLCPVYEMDKCWDGLHFLLTGVSASHPIEDDPLSEAIVGVHVLDTEDFIAVIGSDELPRILASLQAVDRIALQEHFNLSAFREQQIYPNTWVDEETDERFEELTLELQNLISFYERSRDQGHDILVSIY
- a CDS encoding LPXTG cell wall anchor domain-containing protein, whose product is MKKKISGIIVALLLLIQSLFGVSTWTANASASVQETVQEAVQETVQETVQESVQESEYGKTDDIYDSSAPVADTESILTKVVLTDMNGTVIDATYNPDGNLDIGAAVNLSYEWELSNGHGYKSGDIFTFELPSQFEIFTDIDAPLVADQGEVGRFTVDQNGKVVMTFNDYVESHSNVSGKLEIRTEFTKEIIEGSTEIIIAIQIKSGVQTIIVNLKPQGGKLIDKQGTAIGKDRIDWTVQVNKSLDKIKHAVITDVMPEGLELIADSVEVYHLQVNGHGSTVLGDKVEAGKYTVETDGAAKLVLAFQDETISKAYEIRFSTKLTNEQLQFENTAALSGDGMEDTHSTATVTVNRGEFLEKWYNQDMDTGIIAWTVKYNFSEKKIPRDQAVITDEFSEIHILVDDSLKVYKGDSTDVKDLLSTDEYTATIGTNGFKLEFKKDIDSPYTVVYQTKPVDRTIADGQQVKNKVVSGESFKEVVTPTQGSRGLVKGVWTVDFASKTAKWVIMINGDKKPDGSKYSMENVAITDTFPQGGLEFVPDSVIIEADGEVVPETNYEVKYDNNKRNGFIIQFLKPVDTTYTILYETKFNIDWLKERNLDFMNRASMTWIEEGKKKELKDRDASFGADDYMKNNGGKDGSYDPIGKEITWNIKMNYNLDSFDKAIVTDVLKHDQKLVPNSVKVYEMKLTGERNGVAKGNEVPASQYKLTEPSEANGNQLSIHFTSPISSAYWIEFRTSLQGALIVKDIHNTAELWNGSDKAATWNGSVAVPHGGEYVKKSGAQNGNKIDWSIRINEGQSHISNATIIDYPSVNQVLIEDSFHLYATKVNADGKTVKAEELTKGEDYTLTVIRLDGDQEMFELKFMKDISTAYILEYQSFITAEDKEAVQNKVALQGDQLKTELRETTEEIIVRTSSGSGSGGGVTGSLEVTKVDRDDKTKLLAGAKFALYDKAGKRTPIVKTTDADGKILFTKLLYDDYILEELAAPEGYKIEQATWSVTIDSSITSEGNVKKITVTNYKEEPVKPGEPSEPTDPGNPGNPGNPSNPGSPGNPSNPSDPGTPNHPTEGQPPITPSNPGTPPGEVELADEDIPRGEPELQKSEPEKSEPEKPALQTPGSKTPTSEISVSTLPKTGEASRYPFYLAGLGLIALGVWLGRKRITLKQ
- a CDS encoding HAMP domain-containing sensor histidine kinase, with protein sequence MTRHIVKYLLSLAEGLDFIAGGNLRHRVPLLRKDELGRVAENINAMAEKLERQIAKERQIEKSKMDLITGVSHDLRTPLTNIIGYLELLKNRVYRNEQEQERFVDITYNKTMQLKNLIDDLFEYTRLSTSDAKFVVGQFDIRELLTQIVAEFQPFAKELGVTVETHLAFKSMPIPMDPGKIRRAIDNLLMNALKFSVKPGVVRISLEARSSFVAIKVENEGTSISKEQEELLFERFYKADHSRTGHAIQAGSGLGLSIAKNIVERHNGALRLVHSSGHYAFVIELPVSSPA
- a CDS encoding cell wall hydrolase; this translates as MGVVKARNQDINMLARLLRAEAETEGEMGMLLVGNVGINRIRANCSDFKEIRTIPQMINQPHAFEALQHGMFYQNARDRERRLAQRAVNGERNWPAEFSLWYFRPGTFENPGPCPPTWYNQPLVGRWKKHCFYQPTVEECENVYNTF
- a CDS encoding response regulator transcription factor, which gives rise to MNKITILVVDDDSEIRDFIRIFLSNEGYHVLEAENGLQALEVVKTLSVQLIILDVMMAHMDGIRACLKIREISKIPIIMLSAKEEDIDIITGLTTGADDYMTKPFSLLELTARVKAQLRRQSYSVKEPDEDVIAIGDLVIDRAMHQVTVKGKEISLTPLEFSILELMASHRGHVFGVDKIYERVWKESSSISDNTVVVHIRNLREKIEANPREPRYVKTVWGVGYKIEK
- a CDS encoding pectinacetylesterase family protein, with protein sequence MKRINKILLTAIGGIVLILGVLVGCVYFFILEKPAEPDKWADAERYVWNKIKFDQDAQVISADGSEYYLLANKGAAAEDKVIIYFSGGGVAWDEVTAAQPISLSNVMKNGEIKYYFPNIPFFKVGTLGGLLKNNNPDNPFKDWNIVYIPYSTGDLHIGNASKEYTDAKGKPFTIRYNGQANTRAALEWMTNHFVAPEKILIAGESAGGFGAAFWAPEIAKHYPNARIYQYSDSSYLNADCWPDIIDNEWKANFAATFGYEVHGDLISSVFAANRKLLPDNAILLQSNTLYDELLYDFEKDLNGDVSDDGEYIHSWSARMLQSAGELTEVLSGYYYYITDYGLNEKTGRTPHTLSPLNHFYKAEQDGVKLMKWLDDAVNKDEYYSVGRHFVEKEG